In one Coccinella septempunctata chromosome 6, icCocSept1.1, whole genome shotgun sequence genomic region, the following are encoded:
- the LOC123314918 gene encoding uncharacterized protein LOC123314918, producing MQTNQNSSQQEQTTNEDNNFTKVTYKKMKQVRKNIGTGKQSKGFSGQERKVWLYIYTVKRSTTTEIIEEYLSTKEGFQEVEIMVKEIPSEENRLKRFVLSAPLEKKEELYKLEFWPSGVGIKRFDFSKHKDLLQEGANFL from the exons ATGCAAACAAATCAAAACTCCAGTCAACAAGAACAGACAACAAACGAAGATAATAATTTTACTAA AGTTACGTACAAAAAAATGAAACAGGTCAGGAAAAACATCGGAACAGGAAAGCAGAGTAAAGGTTTCTCAGGTCAAGAGAGAAAAGTATGGTTGTATATTTACACAGTGAAAAGAAGTACAACGACTGAAATTATCGAAGAGTATCTATCTACCAAGGAGGGATTTCAAGAAGTGGAAATAATGGTAAAAGAAATTCCTTCAGAGGAGAACCGACTCAAAAGATTTGTCTTGTCTGCCCCACTTGAAAAGAAAGAGGAACTCTACAAACTCGAGTTTTGGCCATCCGGCGTTGGCATAAAAcgttttgatttttcaaaacaCAAAGACCTACTCCAAGAAGGtgcaaattttttatag
- the LOC123314914 gene encoding uncharacterized protein LOC123314914, whose product MLRTRSYSICKDIILSIIKENSTKMTVLLIYIKENINYEYKILKIDDINILDVDIKTENGENLKLSSIYRSPDTSVASFNMEISEYLHNINLNMKHIIAGDMNINLLDHDSFVEEYKNILSSYGFVSMINRPTRPDSGTCLDHFFVRGFNPEGDDAGADAGVLQYLVTDHYPVILGLDMMMKYKNDSNRKKKKYINYCMLKEKLKAESWLAVYEQNEVNEIADSFVGLLAQHIEECTSEVTFKKRERIRKGWITPAILKLL is encoded by the coding sequence ATGTTGAGAACCCGGAGCTATTCAATATGCAAGGATATAATATTATCCATAATAAAGGAGAATTCAACAAAAATGACGGTTTTGTTGATATATATTaaagaaaatataaattatgaatACAAAATACTTAAAATCGATGACATTAATATATTAGATGTTGATATAaaaacagaaaatggagaaaaccTGAAACTGTCCTCCATATATCGGTCGCCAGATACATCTGTGGCTTCATTCAACATGGAGATATCGGAGTACCTCCATAATATAAATTTAAACATGAAACATATTATTGCGGGCGACATGAATATCAACCTACTTGATCATGACAGTTTTGTAGAAGAATATAAGAACATTTTGTCCTCATATGGTTTTGTTTCAATGATAAACCGACCAACACGTCCGGACAGCGGGACGTGCCTCGACCATTTTTTCGTGAGAGGCTTTAACCCCGAAGGAGATGATGCTGGTGCTGATGCTGGTGTCCTGCAATATCTTGTAACAGACCATTACCCTGTTATTTTGGGTCTGGATATGatgatgaaatataaaaatgacagcaacagaaagaaaaagaaatatataaattattgtatgctcaaagaaaaattaaaagcAGAATCCTGGCTGGCGGTATATGAACAGAATGAAGTGAATGAAATTGCTGATAGCTTTGTCGGTCTTTTAGCTCAACATATTGAAGAATGTACAAGTGAGGTCACATTTAAAAAAAGAGAAAGGATAAGGAAAGGGTGGATCACCCCTGCAATTTTGAAATTGCTATAa